A DNA window from Daucus carota subsp. sativus chromosome 3, DH1 v3.0, whole genome shotgun sequence contains the following coding sequences:
- the LOC108210520 gene encoding uncharacterized protein LOC108210520 produces MGLTGSGEESGGGDDFNGSKMKGRVPLTILTAGTEVISSEEPQGQSDGSSSMANAKRARFLSFGSLESPSAKFQKYALVMDELSRKVPSSGSQNFRDRLHRVFSRKIDWHCLKKICKEWIRNPMNMVLLVWIVCVAVSGAILFLVMTGMLNSALPRKSQRDAWFEVNNQILNALFTLMCLYQHPQRLYHLVLLIRWRPEDISRLRKIYCKNGTYKPHEWAHMMVVIILLNLNCFAQYALCGLNVGYKRSERPPIGVGVTISVAIGAPAIAGIYCIVSPLGKDYDSEVDEEAQMQITTAHASRTNQLRSKSLERRFSFATRDEEKGEENRPQWDGGIFDFWNDISSAYLSLFCSFCVFGWNMERLGFGNMYVHIATFLLFCLAPFWIFNLAAININNEIVRQTLGLFGIFLCIFGLLYGGFWRIQMRKRFNLPPNNSCCGKPAIADCASWLFCCWCTLAQEVRTGNFYDILEDKLCRKHLDKSMQSPISPLPRENGDFHIRSAASSSVMISKSKSPSPTRFSEEYIDPGRELHDREEDGTNGNPDLMTPPAPSLIQREHR; encoded by the coding sequence ATGGGTTTAACTGGAAGTGGTGAAGAGAGTGGAGGGGGTGATGACTTTAATGGTTCTAAAATGAAGGGCCGAGTCCCTCTTACAATATTGACCGCTGGAACTGAGGTTATCAGCAGTGAAGAACCTCAAGGTCAGTCTGATGGTAGTAGCTCAATGGCAAATGCTAAGAGGGCAAGGTTTCTTAGCTTTGGTTCTTTGGAGTCTCCGTCTGCTAAATTTCAGAAATATGCATTGGTTATGGATGAACTTTCACGTAAGGTGCCTTCTTCTGGTAGTCAGAATTTTCGGGATCGTCTGCACAGGGTTTTTAGTCGGAAAATCGATTGGCATTGTCTTAAGAAAATATGCAAAGAATGGATAAGGAATCCAATGAATATGGTTCTATTAGTGTGGATAGTGTGTGTTGCTGTATCTGGTGCGATTCTGTTTCTTGTTATGACTGGAATGTTGAACAGTGCCCTCCCGAGGAAGTCCCAGAGAGATGCATGGTTTGAAGTGAACAACCAAATACTCAATGCATTATTCACTCTTATGTGTCTGTACCAACATCCGCAACGGTTATACCATCTTGTCCTTTTGATAAGATGGAGACCAGAAGACATTTCTAGACTCAGGAAGATTTACTGCAAGAATGGAACTTATAAACCTCATGAGTGGGCACATATGATGGTGGTTATAATTCTACTCAATCTTAACTGTTTTGCACAATATGCCTTGTGTGGTCTGAATGTGGGTTATAAGAGATCGGAGCGACCACCAATTGGGGTTGGAGTAACTATTTCAGTTGCAATTGGTGCTCCTGCAATTGCTGGTATATACTGTATCGTTAGCCCCCTCGGGAAGGACTACGATTCCGAAGTAGATGAAGAAGCACAAATGCAAATTACCACTGCTCATGCTAGCAGGACAAACCAGCTGAGATCAAAATCTTTGGAAAGACGATTCTCATTTGCAACTAGAGATGAGGAAAAAGGTGAGGAAAATAGACCACAATGGGATGGGGGTATATTTGACTTCTGGAATGACATATCTTCCGCGTATCTCTCTTTGTTCTGCTCTTTTTGTGTTTTTGGATGGAATATGGAGAGACTTGGATTTGGGAACATGTATGTTCACATTGCAACTTTTCTCCTGTTTTGTCTGGCTCCTTTTTGGATTTTTAACTTGGCTGCCATTAATATTAACAACGAAATCGTCAGGCAGACATTAGGGCTTTTTGGAATCTTTCTTTGCATCTTTGGGTTGCTTTACGGTGGCTTTTGGAGGATTCAGATGCGGAAGAGATTTAATTTGCCACCAAATAATTCCTGTTGTGGCAAGCCAGCTATTGCAGATTGTGCATCTTGGCTTTTCTGCTGTTGGTGTACTCTTGCTCAGGAAGTACGCACTGgaaatttttatgatattttggaGGATAAATTATGCAGAAAACATCTGGACAAAAGCATGCAGTCACCTATCTCTCCATTGCCACGTGAAAATGGAGATTTCCATATTAGATCTGCTGCTAGCTCTTCAGTCATGATTTCTAAATCCAAATCTCCGAGTCCTACCAGATTTTCAGAGGAATATATTGACCCAGGCAGGGAGCTACATGACAGGGAAGAAGATGGCACAAATGGTAATCCTGACCTGATGACGCCACCTGCTCCTTCATTAATACAAAGAGAACATAGGTAA